One part of the Vogesella sp. LIG4 genome encodes these proteins:
- a CDS encoding methyl-accepting chemotaxis protein — MKQNTRWSLKRRLLLQVVAVAAILILLGVLSLLHERSTMLQDREDKVRNLAEVALSVVKSYEERAAAGQLSDAEAQRQAVAVLNGAHYNGGEYFFAFDRDWNWVVHGAKAAMIGKNAASLKEGGGRTLREVFEETLNRGGGKGQAHYIWDKPGFDTPQPKVSYVATSPKWGWVVGTGIYLDDVQADFLQQALQLAVEVLVALVVVVIFGTWLRRSVMQQLGAEPAVTRDVVHRIAEGDLHVPIPIADGDKDSLLAAVADMQQHLRELVGGIANSSRSLAGMAGDITGSAGAVAASSDQQSHAATEMAAAIEELTASIKQVAELADHARDVSANSGELSNQGGEVIASAVVEMQRINAAVDHAAVTIDELVGKTETISTIMQVIKDIADQTNLLALNAAIEAARAGESGRGFAVVADEVRKLSERTAGATQEIADMIRDIQHGSEQSRTNMEEAVSRVKAGLALAEQGGEAIRHIRDSANGVVGVVKEISQALTEQGNASEEITRNVEQIAQAAANNAEASGTTSSAMGELNQLTERLRGMVARFQV; from the coding sequence ATGAAGCAAAATACACGCTGGTCCCTGAAGCGCCGATTGCTGCTGCAGGTGGTGGCCGTGGCCGCCATCCTGATACTGCTTGGTGTGCTGTCGCTGTTGCATGAACGCAGCACCATGCTGCAAGACCGCGAAGACAAGGTGCGCAACCTGGCCGAGGTGGCGCTGTCGGTGGTCAAGAGTTACGAGGAGCGCGCCGCGGCCGGGCAACTGAGCGATGCCGAGGCACAGCGCCAGGCGGTGGCGGTGCTCAATGGCGCGCATTACAACGGTGGTGAATATTTCTTTGCCTTCGACCGCGACTGGAACTGGGTAGTGCATGGCGCCAAGGCCGCCATGATCGGCAAGAATGCCGCCAGCCTGAAGGAAGGCGGTGGCCGCACGCTGCGCGAAGTGTTCGAGGAAACGCTGAACCGTGGCGGCGGCAAGGGCCAGGCCCACTATATCTGGGACAAACCGGGATTCGATACGCCGCAGCCCAAGGTGTCTTACGTTGCCACCTCGCCGAAATGGGGTTGGGTCGTGGGCACCGGCATCTACCTGGATGACGTGCAGGCCGACTTCCTGCAGCAGGCGCTGCAACTGGCGGTAGAGGTGCTGGTGGCCCTGGTGGTGGTGGTGATTTTCGGCACCTGGCTGCGCCGCAGCGTGATGCAGCAGCTGGGAGCCGAGCCGGCCGTTACCCGCGATGTGGTGCACCGCATTGCCGAGGGTGATCTGCACGTGCCGATTCCGATTGCCGATGGCGACAAGGACAGCCTGCTGGCCGCCGTGGCCGATATGCAGCAGCACCTGCGTGAACTGGTGGGCGGCATCGCCAACAGCAGCCGCAGCCTGGCCGGCATGGCCGGCGACATTACCGGCAGCGCCGGCGCCGTGGCGGCCAGTTCCGACCAGCAGAGCCACGCCGCCACCGAGATGGCGGCGGCGATCGAGGAGCTGACTGCCAGCATCAAGCAGGTGGCCGAGCTGGCCGACCATGCGCGCGATGTCTCGGCCAACTCCGGCGAGCTGTCCAACCAGGGCGGCGAAGTAATCGCCAGCGCGGTGGTGGAGATGCAGCGCATCAATGCCGCGGTGGATCATGCCGCGGTGACCATCGACGAGCTGGTCGGCAAGACCGAGACCATCTCCACCATCATGCAGGTGATCAAGGACATTGCCGACCAGACTAATCTGCTGGCGCTGAATGCGGCCATCGAGGCGGCGCGCGCCGGCGAAAGCGGCCGCGGTTTTGCGGTGGTTGCCGACGAGGTGCGCAAGCTGTCCGAGCGTACTGCCGGCGCCACGCAGGAAATCGCCGACATGATCCGCGACATCCAGCATGGCTCCGAGCAGTCGCGAACCAATATGGAAGAGGCGGTGAGCCGGGTGAAGGCGGGCCTCGCGCTGGCCGAGCAGGGCGGCGAAGCCATCCGCCACATCCGCGACAGCGCCAACGGCGTGGTGGGGGTGGTGAAGGAGATTTCGCAGGCGCTGACGGAGCAGGGCAATGCCAGCGAGGAGATTACCCGCAACGTGGAGCAGATCGCACAGGCTGCGGCCAACAATGCCGAGGCGTCCGGCACTACCTCCAGCGCCATGGGCGAGCTGAACCAGCTGACCGAGCGGCTGCGCGGCATGGTGGCACGCTTCCAGGTGTAG
- a CDS encoding aspartate aminotransferase family protein, whose product MSQYSMDAFWMPFTANRHFKADPRMLVSADGMYYRDDAGRQVLDGCAGLWCVNAGHNRRSIVEAVQRQVGVLDYAPPFQMGHPLAFEAAETLAAMAPAGLSKVFFVNSGSEAADTALKIALAYHRVRGDAARVKLVGRERGYHGVNFGGIAVGGMAGNRKLFATGLPGVDHLRATHDLARNAFSHGEPVFGAELADELEARITTLHDPSTIAAVIVEPMAGSTGVLIPPRGYLQRLREICDKYGILLIFDEVITGFGRLGADWGANKFDVQPDIITCAKGLSNGTVPMGAVLVKPEIHDAFMAAAGERAIEFPHGYTYSAHPLACAAAIATLNLYRDEQLFQRAANLEAYFEQQAHALRGTRHVQDIRNLGLVAGIEMESRPGAVGQRGFDVFLKCWEKGVLLRFTADTIAVSPPLIIDKQQIDTLFATIAEAIHETE is encoded by the coding sequence ATGAGCCAGTACAGCATGGATGCATTCTGGATGCCGTTCACCGCCAACCGCCATTTCAAGGCCGACCCGCGCATGCTGGTCAGCGCCGATGGCATGTATTACCGCGACGATGCCGGGCGCCAGGTGCTGGATGGCTGCGCCGGCCTGTGGTGCGTGAACGCCGGCCATAACCGTCGCAGCATCGTCGAAGCCGTACAGCGCCAGGTTGGCGTGCTGGACTACGCGCCGCCATTCCAGATGGGCCACCCGCTGGCATTCGAGGCAGCGGAAACCCTGGCCGCGATGGCGCCGGCCGGGCTGTCCAAGGTGTTCTTTGTCAACTCCGGTTCCGAGGCTGCCGATACCGCGCTGAAAATTGCGCTGGCCTACCACCGGGTGCGTGGTGATGCGGCACGGGTGAAGCTGGTTGGCCGCGAGCGTGGCTACCATGGCGTGAACTTCGGCGGTATCGCCGTAGGCGGTATGGCCGGCAACCGCAAACTGTTCGCTACCGGCCTGCCGGGGGTGGACCACCTGCGTGCCACCCATGATCTGGCGCGTAACGCCTTCAGCCATGGCGAGCCGGTATTTGGCGCCGAGCTGGCCGATGAACTGGAAGCGCGCATCACCACGCTGCACGACCCGTCCACCATTGCTGCAGTAATAGTGGAGCCGATGGCTGGCTCCACCGGCGTGCTGATTCCGCCGCGTGGCTACCTGCAGCGCCTGCGCGAGATCTGCGACAAATACGGCATCCTGCTGATTTTTGACGAAGTGATTACCGGCTTTGGCCGCCTGGGTGCCGACTGGGGCGCCAACAAGTTCGACGTGCAGCCGGACATCATTACCTGTGCCAAGGGCCTGAGCAACGGTACGGTGCCGATGGGCGCGGTGCTGGTGAAGCCGGAGATCCACGATGCCTTCATGGCGGCGGCTGGCGAGCGCGCCATCGAGTTTCCGCATGGCTATACCTACTCGGCGCACCCGCTGGCCTGTGCCGCGGCCATTGCCACGCTGAACCTGTACCGCGACGAGCAACTGTTCCAGCGTGCGGCCAACCTTGAAGCCTATTTCGAGCAGCAGGCGCATGCATTGCGCGGCACCCGCCACGTGCAGGACATCCGCAACCTGGGGCTGGTGGCCGGCATCGAGATGGAAAGCCGTCCGGGTGCGGTAGGGCAGCGCGGTTTCGATGTCTTCCTCAAGTGCTGGGAGAAAGGCGTGCTGCTGCGCTTCACCGCCGACACCATCGCGGTATCGCCGCCGCTGATCATCGACAAACAGCAGATCGACACCCTGTTTGCCACCATCGCGGAGGCGATTCACGAAACCGAATGA
- a CDS encoding PLP-dependent aminotransferase family protein, which produces MNSHNHLLDRSQRSKVTQLVHGIGQAIRQGTLPAGYRLPSIRQLAAELGFSAFTISDAYDRLLQQGLLQSRPGAGYYVLRKSLPPLPQQPNRLAQLPLDSDWLLTGIYDGQARGILAGCGWLPESWYDADGIARAMRRIAREQLPGLSYGHPQGLPALRQLQADKLQAVGIPCSANQILLTQGATQALSILCDALRLEQQTVLVDSPGYCNLISSLKFRGCKIVGVPWTADGPELDSLARLLQEHRPRVFFTNPWQQNPTGASYSVQTAHGVLQLAREHDLLIVEDNVSADLLDNPLPTLAAMDGLQQVIHIGSYSKSLSPALRVGHLAAPPRWVEALTRAKMLAALGTSSHTEQLAYELVRDGKYRRHSQRLADRIAEHSAVAIARFEQLGWQVFQPASRSMFIWACPPPGVHIDASRAQQQQIYLTPGTLFHADAANCAYWRFNSAYLQPDAFWHWLRQQQ; this is translated from the coding sequence ATGAACAGCCATAACCACCTGCTGGACCGTAGCCAGCGCAGCAAGGTTACCCAACTGGTGCACGGCATCGGCCAGGCCATCCGCCAGGGAACACTGCCAGCCGGCTACCGCCTGCCTTCCATCCGCCAGCTGGCCGCCGAACTGGGCTTCAGCGCCTTTACCATCAGCGATGCCTATGACCGCCTGCTGCAGCAGGGTCTGCTGCAATCGCGGCCCGGCGCCGGCTACTACGTGCTGCGCAAGAGCCTGCCGCCGCTGCCGCAGCAACCGAACCGGCTGGCACAGCTGCCACTGGACAGCGACTGGCTGCTGACCGGCATCTACGATGGCCAGGCACGCGGCATTCTGGCCGGCTGCGGCTGGCTGCCGGAAAGCTGGTACGACGCCGACGGCATCGCGCGCGCCATGCGACGCATCGCCCGCGAGCAATTGCCCGGCCTGAGCTATGGCCACCCGCAGGGCCTGCCGGCACTGCGCCAGTTGCAGGCCGACAAGCTGCAAGCAGTGGGCATTCCATGCAGTGCCAACCAGATTCTGCTCACCCAGGGCGCAACGCAGGCGTTGAGCATCCTGTGTGATGCGCTACGACTGGAGCAGCAGACGGTGCTGGTGGACAGCCCCGGCTACTGCAACCTGATTTCTTCGTTGAAGTTCCGCGGCTGCAAGATCGTCGGTGTGCCGTGGACGGCAGATGGCCCCGAGCTGGACAGCCTGGCACGCCTGCTGCAGGAACACCGCCCGCGGGTGTTCTTTACCAATCCGTGGCAGCAGAACCCCACCGGCGCCAGTTACTCGGTGCAGACTGCACATGGCGTGCTGCAACTGGCGCGCGAACATGACCTGCTGATCGTCGAGGACAACGTCAGCGCCGACCTGCTGGACAACCCTCTGCCCACGCTGGCGGCCATGGATGGCTTGCAGCAGGTGATCCACATCGGCAGCTACAGCAAATCGCTGAGCCCGGCACTGCGTGTCGGCCACCTGGCGGCGCCGCCGCGCTGGGTAGAGGCACTAACCCGTGCCAAGATGTTGGCTGCACTGGGCACCTCCAGCCATACCGAGCAGCTGGCCTACGAGCTGGTGCGCGATGGCAAATATCGCCGTCACAGCCAGCGGCTGGCCGATCGTATCGCCGAACACAGTGCCGTCGCCATTGCCCGTTTCGAGCAACTGGGCTGGCAGGTATTCCAGCCAGCCAGCCGCAGCATGTTCATCTGGGCCTGCCCGCCGCCAGGCGTGCACATCGATGCCAGCCGGGCACAGCAGCAGCAGATCTACCTGACCCCCGGCACGCTGTTTCACGCCGATGCGGCCAACTGTGCCTACTGGCGCTTCAATTCCGCCTACCTGCAGCCGGATGCCTTCTGGCACTGGCTGCGGCAGCAGCAATGA
- the rplQ gene encoding 50S ribosomal protein L17, whose translation MRHRNSNRKLNRTSSHRLAMLRNMANSLLRHEAIVTTLPKAKELRRVAEPLITLGKKPSLANRRLAFDRTRDREVVVKLFDVLGPRFAARNGGYVRILKYGFRQGDNAPMALVELVDRAEGEVVVEEAAE comes from the coding sequence ATGCGTCATCGTAATAGCAATCGTAAACTGAATCGTACCAGCAGCCACCGTCTGGCCATGCTCCGCAACATGGCTAACTCGCTGCTGCGTCACGAAGCAATCGTGACTACTCTGCCGAAGGCCAAAGAACTGCGCCGCGTTGCCGAGCCGCTGATTACCCTGGGTAAGAAGCCGTCCCTGGCAAACCGCCGTCTGGCATTCGACCGCACCCGCGACCGTGAAGTGGTTGTGAAACTGTTCGACGTTCTGGGCCCGCGTTTCGCAGCCCGTAACGGCGGCTACGTTCGCATCCTGAAGTACGGTTTCCGTCAGGGCGACAACGCTCCGATGGCACTGGTTGAACTGGTGGATCGTGCGGAAGGTGAAGTAGTTGTGGAAGAAGCTGCCGAGTAA
- the rpoA gene encoding DNA-directed RNA polymerase subunit alpha produces the protein MQNSASEFLKPRLIDVQPVSATHARVSMEPFERGYAHTLGNALRRILLSSMPGYAPTEVTIAGVLHEYSALDGVREDVVDILLNLKGVVLKLHGRDSLILSLKKDGEGAVLAGDIELPHDVEVINPDHVIGHLAAGGKIDMEIKVEKGRGYQPVAARINHDDNRSIGTIQLDASFSPVRRVSFNVESARVEQRTDLDRLVLDIETNGVIEPEEAVRLAARILVDQLSIFADLQGTAVEEVVEKAPPIDPILLRPVDDLELTVRSANCLKAENIYYIGDLIQRTETELLKTPNLGRKSLNEIKEVLASKGLTLGMKLENWPPAGLEKP, from the coding sequence ATGCAAAACAGCGCTTCGGAATTTCTGAAACCGCGTCTGATCGATGTGCAGCCGGTATCGGCTACACATGCACGTGTGTCGATGGAGCCGTTTGAGCGTGGCTATGCCCATACCCTGGGTAATGCGCTGCGCCGCATTCTGCTCTCTTCGATGCCGGGCTACGCCCCGACCGAAGTAACCATCGCTGGCGTTTTGCATGAGTATTCCGCTCTTGACGGTGTACGGGAGGATGTTGTTGACATCCTCCTGAACCTGAAGGGCGTAGTGCTTAAACTGCATGGTCGTGACAGCCTGATCCTCTCCCTGAAAAAGGATGGTGAAGGCGCTGTTCTGGCCGGTGACATCGAGCTGCCGCATGACGTTGAAGTGATCAACCCTGATCACGTCATCGGTCATCTGGCTGCTGGTGGCAAGATCGACATGGAAATCAAGGTAGAGAAAGGCCGTGGCTATCAGCCGGTAGCGGCTCGTATCAACCATGACGACAACCGTTCGATCGGTACCATCCAGCTTGATGCCTCCTTCTCCCCGGTGCGTCGTGTCAGCTTCAATGTTGAAAGCGCCCGTGTAGAGCAGCGTACCGACCTGGATCGTCTGGTTCTCGATATCGAGACCAATGGCGTGATCGAACCGGAAGAAGCAGTCCGTCTGGCTGCCCGCATCCTGGTTGATCAGCTGTCGATCTTTGCAGACCTGCAAGGCACCGCAGTTGAGGAAGTCGTTGAAAAGGCGCCGCCGATCGATCCGATCCTGCTGCGTCCGGTAGACGATCTCGAACTTACGGTACGTTCCGCCAACTGTCTGAAGGCCGAGAACATCTACTACATCGGTGATCTGATCCAGCGTACGGAAACCGAGCTGCTGAAGACTCCGAACCTTGGTCGTAAGTCGTTGAATGAGATCAAGGAAGTTCTCGCTTCGAAAGGCCTGACCCTGGGCATGAAACTCGAAAACTGGCCGCCGGCTGGTCTCGAAAAGCCCTGA
- the rpsD gene encoding 30S ribosomal protein S4 — protein sequence MARYTGPKCKLARREGTDLFLKSARRALDSKCKLDTAPGQHGAKKNTRLSGFGVQLREKQKVRRMYGIMERQFRKYFAEAARRQGSTGENLLQILESRLDNVVYRMGFGSTRAEARQLVSHKAITVNGVVVNIPSYQVKSGDVVAVREKAKKQVRIQEGLALAEQIGFPAWVAVDSKKMEGVFKTVPERSELSSDINEQLVVEFYSK from the coding sequence ATGGCACGTTACACTGGCCCGAAATGTAAACTGGCTCGTCGCGAAGGGACTGATCTCTTCCTGAAGAGCGCACGCCGTGCACTGGACTCCAAGTGCAAACTGGATACCGCTCCAGGTCAGCATGGCGCTAAGAAGAACACCCGCCTGTCCGGCTTCGGTGTTCAACTGCGTGAAAAGCAGAAAGTACGCCGCATGTACGGCATTATGGAACGTCAGTTCCGTAAGTACTTTGCTGAAGCTGCTCGCCGTCAAGGCTCCACTGGTGAAAACCTGCTGCAGATCCTGGAATCCCGTCTGGATAACGTTGTTTACCGCATGGGTTTCGGTTCCACTCGCGCAGAAGCACGCCAGCTGGTAAGCCACAAGGCGATCACTGTAAATGGCGTTGTAGTGAACATCCCGTCTTACCAGGTTAAATCTGGCGACGTGGTTGCTGTTCGTGAGAAGGCCAAGAAGCAGGTTCGTATTCAAGAAGGTCTGGCTCTGGCGGAACAGATCGGCTTCCCGGCTTGGGTTGCAGTTGACTCCAAGAAAATGGAAGGCGTATTCAAGACTGTTCCGGAGCGTTCCGAGTTGTCTAGCGATATCAACGAACAGCTCGTTGTGGAATTCTACTCCAAGTAA
- the rpsK gene encoding 30S ribosomal protein S11, which translates to MAKANTAGRVRKKVRKSVSDGIVHVHASFNNTIITITDRQGNALSWATSGGAGFKGSRKSTPFAAQVAAEHAGKVAQEYGVKNLEVRIKGPGPGRESSVRALNALGFKVTSISDVTPVPHNGCRPPKKRRI; encoded by the coding sequence ATGGCTAAAGCAAACACAGCTGGTCGTGTACGCAAAAAAGTACGCAAGTCTGTTAGCGATGGCATCGTGCACGTGCACGCTTCCTTCAATAACACCATTATTACCATCACCGATCGTCAAGGGAATGCTTTGTCTTGGGCTACCTCCGGCGGTGCTGGCTTCAAAGGCTCGCGTAAAAGTACACCCTTTGCCGCTCAAGTAGCAGCAGAGCACGCTGGTAAAGTTGCCCAAGAATACGGTGTAAAAAACCTGGAAGTACGTATCAAGGGTCCGGGCCCTGGCCGCGAATCCTCCGTACGTGCGCTGAATGCACTGGGTTTCAAAGTGACCAGCATCTCCGACGTGACGCCCGTTCCGCACAACGGTTGCCGTCCTCCCAAGAAACGTCGTATCTAA
- the rpsM gene encoding 30S ribosomal protein S13, translated as MARIAGVNIPNHAHAVIGLQAIYGIGQTRAKHICAATGINPASKVKDLTEAEMEALRVEVAKFTVEGDLRREITMSIKRLMDMGCYRGFRHRRGLPCRGQRTRTNARTRKGPRKAIAGKK; from the coding sequence ATGGCCCGTATTGCAGGGGTAAACATCCCCAATCATGCGCATGCCGTTATCGGCCTGCAGGCAATCTATGGCATTGGCCAGACCCGCGCCAAGCACATCTGTGCTGCTACCGGTATCAACCCGGCAAGCAAGGTAAAGGATCTGACTGAAGCCGAGATGGAAGCTCTGCGTGTTGAAGTGGCTAAATTCACCGTTGAAGGTGATCTGCGCCGTGAAATCACCATGAGCATCAAACGACTGATGGATATGGGCTGCTACCGCGGCTTCCGTCATCGTCGTGGTCTGCCGTGCCGTGGTCAGCGCACCCGTACCAATGCACGTACCCGCAAAGGCCCGCGTAAGGCGATTGCTGGTAAGAAGTAA
- the rpmJ gene encoding 50S ribosomal protein L36 — protein MRVQPSVKKICRNCKIIRRNRVVRVICTDPRHKQKQG, from the coding sequence ATGCGTGTACAACCTTCGGTAAAGAAAATTTGCCGTAACTGCAAAATCATTCGTCGCAACCGTGTTGTACGAGTGATCTGCACTGATCCGCGCCACAAGCAAAAGCAAGGCTAA
- the infA gene encoding translation initiation factor IF-1, with protein MSKEDTIQMQGEVLETLPNATFRVKLENGHVVLGHISGKMRMHYIRILPGDKVTVEMTPYDLSRARIVFRAK; from the coding sequence ATGTCGAAAGAAGATACCATCCAGATGCAGGGCGAAGTCCTGGAAACGCTGCCGAATGCAACGTTCCGGGTCAAGCTCGAGAATGGACACGTTGTGCTGGGACATATCTCCGGCAAGATGCGCATGCACTACATTCGCATTCTGCCGGGTGACAAGGTTACTGTGGAGATGACTCCCTACGACCTGTCCCGTGCCCGCATCGTGTTCCGTGCGAAGTAA